Within the Eucalyptus grandis isolate ANBG69807.140 chromosome 1, ASM1654582v1, whole genome shotgun sequence genome, the region CAGTCTATAAGCCATTTCATTCGAACTGTTTCGTCTTCTGAACGATCAAGACATGCTGGAACCTGACAGATGAACGGTTGTAGCAGCTCTATACTGAAGACACTGAGGCTGAAGAATCCAAAGCTCTTGCTGCTCGAATCATGCTCCAACCTCTCCGATTTGAAGATCATCCATGGCCACATGGTCAGAACCCATCTCGTCCTTGATGTTTTCGTGACGAGCCGTTTGATCGCTCTTTGCGTAGGCACCCCGTTATTCAAGAATGCTGCTAGCTCGCTGGTTTATGCCCTCAAGGCTTTCTCTCAAGTGCCAAGCCCCAATCTTTTCATGTACAACGCGTTGATCCGAGGATGTTCGGATTGCGAAAACCCAGAACGGTCGATGGCTTTGTACATTGACCTGTGCCGTCTTGGGTTGGTCCCTGATAATCTGACTTTCACCTTCCTGATCAAGTCTTGTACCAGATTGTTCTCTCTTGTGTCGGGTTCTCAATCCCATTGCCAGGCACTGAAACGTGGGTTTGACGGAGAGGTTCACGTGCAAAATTCGTTGCTTCATATGTATTCGTCGCTCGAGGATGTCGAGGCGGCCGGTCGAATCTTTCGCAGCATGAAGTTTTTAGATGTGGTTTCTTGGACGACCATGATATCGGGGTTCTGCAAGTGCGGGGATGTGGGGTCTGCGCGTAGGCTGTTCGATAGAATGCCTGAAAGAAACATGTTCACGTGGAGTGTCATGATAAATGGGTACACAAAGGCCGGTCGTTTCGAGGAAGCCATCGAGCTGTTTGAGTTGCTGCAGCAGGAAGGTGTTAAGGCAAGCGAGACGGTCATGGTCAGCGTTGTATCTTCGTGTGGTCATTTGGGAGCGTTGGAATTGGCCGAAAGAGCTTATAACTATTTGATCACAAACGGCTTGAGCTTGAACATGACACTCGGGACTGCTGTTGTCGAAATGTATGCCAGATGCGGAAGCATCGATGAAGCTACTCGTGTTTTTGAGGAACTTCGGGAAAGGGATGCTTTGACTTACACGGCTTTAATTGCTGGATTCGCGATGCATGGCCATGTGCAGAAAGCACTTCATTACTTCTCGAAAATGCTCGATGCAGGGATAGTCCCTAGAGACATTACGTTTACGGCAATATTATCTGCTTGCAGCCATGGGGGATTGGTGGGAAAGGGCAAAGAGATTTTCGACAATATGAAGAGAGTTTATGGGATTGAGCCGAGGTTGGAGCATTATGGATGTATGGTGGATCTTCTAGGCCGAGCAGGAAAGTTGGAAGAAGCCGAGAAGTTTGTTCTCGAAATGCCTATGAAGCCAAACGCTCCGATATGGGGTGCACTTATCGGAGCTTGCCGGATTCACCGTAATGCCAAAATTGCCGAACGAATTGGAAAGATTCTGATCCAGCTGCTGCCAGAGCACAGTGGATACTATGTGCTGCTCTCTAACATTTATGCAAAAGCAAATAACTGGGAAGGCGTAAATATCATGAGAGGGATGATGAAAGACAAGGGAGTGAAGAAAGAACCGGGATGCAGCGCGATCGAGATCAACGGGAAAATGCACAGATTTGTGATGGGAGACAAATCGCACCCGGATATACATAAGATCGAGAAGAAGTGGGAGGAGATTGTAATGAAGATAAGATTGGTAGGATATACTGGGAATACCGACGAGGCATTGTTCGAcatagatgaagaagaaaaggaaagcgcACTGCACAGGCATAGTGAAAAGCTTGCTATTGCCTACGGGATCATGAAGATCGGTGCTGGGGCACCGATCCGGATTGTGAAGAATCTACGGGTATGCGAGGATTGCCACAGGGCTACTAAGTTGATCTCGAAAGTCTTCAATCGGGAACTTATTGTTAGGGACCGGAATCGATTCCACCATTTCAAAGACGGAGCTTGCTCGTGCCTTGATTTTTGGTGAAGAAATGTGCGCGCAGGACGTGCATAAGAGCGATTGACTGTCTTTCTTGCTTATCACTTGGCCCCTGATCCTTGCCAGGGCAAAGATAATGGGAGACAAAGCAAAGCATCTCCTTGAGCTCTGATCGGTGACAAACACTGTGTAGCCTGACGGAATAGACGAATTTAAATTCAAAGTTGCGGCTCTTTTCTCAATTCGTCTCTCTGGAATGACACTCAAGCAGAAGAAATTCGTTGCTGCCCATCCTCGACCACTGAACATATGAAGCTCTCTTTGCTCTAGTACAACCTGCAAAATTGGGAATCTTGGAACTTGCTCAGAAAAATAATGCAAATATTTCCTGAACTTTGATCTGTCATCCCTAAATTCTTAACTTGTTCATTGTGATCCTTAAAATTTAGCCCAATAAGCGATATCACCACTTAGTTGAGTTGTCAAGCTGAATTACTTCCCTTGATTTCATGTCATTCATGCACGCTGGAACAATTAGTGTGGTGTGCCCAGCCATGCTATAACCAAAAAGATAAAGACGTAGAGTGTCGAGTATTTTGAAATTATCTCAAAATACCTTAATGCGATGGAAGAGTTGTCTCCCTTACACAACTCTCTCTAGCTTCAATAGACAACAATGAGACGATAGAGTTGGAGCATGGCACATTCTTCCCACTCAATCCAATAACTGAGCTAAGGAAGGATCAGAGTTTGAGTTTACTTCTAGGATAGTGACATGTCATGAGCAAACATCATGGATATCCAGACATTGATCAATGCAAGGCACAATCTCAAATTTTACTTGAAGAATCAATTATTTAACTGAGACTTCATTACATGAATTAAAGGCTGGCACTTGCTTCTTTTACTAGGTCAGGGCTTCACTCATACAAAGATGTACATCAATCCTGCACCACACTTGACATGAACCCGCAAAATTGACAAGAATTAGAGCTGGAGAAAAAACAATATCCAGCATTGAGAAAATAAGATCCCCCCCTAACTGTCAGGCAGGAGATACTGAAGCTGTGTAAGAATCGTTGCAGTACTTCAAACTTTTCAGTAGACCTAAATGCAAGTGAGGAGTAACGGTTGCCTCAGAAATACCAAAAGGATTAGCCTTCTCCAAGACTTCACTTGCCATGGCTTCAGAATCAGACTTGCCGAAAATTGTTCCAAGAACAGCATTCAAGCCAATTGAGGCACTCTCTGTCACAAAGCTGAATACAACCATGTCAAGATTAAAGCCAAGTATATGGCATGTATTAATGATCTGCCAAATGTACACTCAGTTTAAAGATAGCAGAAGACATGAGCTCAAATGCCTACATACTCCCATTGccttcaaatatatatatttaaggaACTCGAAAGAGCGTTGGTGCTTAGACTCTACAGAGGAGCAGTCAACTTCAACTTGAATTTACAGCAACATCTCAATTCTCTTAAAGATCTTTCCACTTATATTGCAGATATATGAAGTTAACTCATATATGATAAAACATTACTACTGCAGATAATCCTTAGTAGAATCAAATGTGAGAGTCTTCTATACACCTTGCCTCAAACATGAGATACATGCGATCAACAGGAAATGCAAGTAATCAACTTGCTCGGACATTAGAGTTTTCAACATACCTTGCCTCAAATCTGCCTTGAGACCCAAGAAGTGTACATATATTGCAGATAATCCATGGCGGTATATACGCATCTGTAAGTTCAAGAGTATAGCGAAGGCCAGCTGTAAAGTCACCACCCAAGCTACCGTCTTCTTTAATTGAATCAGCGATACAATTTGCTGGTCTCATTTCCATGCATCTAACCTGAAAATAAAGCGGAATTGAGGACCTACAGGCTATAGCCATGAAATACATTAATGGAAACAGGCAACAATTTTTCAAGCTTAGATGACTGCAAAGAGATGGCAATCAAAATGTCTTACAAATTTTGTCTCTTTCTGATTTTCAAATGAAACGTGTGACAATTAGTCCATATCACACAGCCAATTAACTCAATCTTGTAGGAAGATCATATAAGGTATAAAGACACACCTCAGGAACAGAAACAGCACCATTCTGGAATGGAATAGGCGAATATAATACCGGAACATCCACCCCAGTCAGAAAAGTCAAGAAAGATCTGCCAAGAACTTTAATTTCAGGACCAGTGACAAGAAATTAAAGTATAGAAAGCAATTTATAGATGCCTTTCTGATGGATAAAGCATATAACAGTACACAGGCCAATACTTACCTATAATTTAACAAAAGGTCATAAAGACCGTGAACATCTTTATTTCCAGTGAAAGCTAGCAAAGATTGTGGAGTATTATCAATGTCAGACAATGAACTGGGCCGTCGAGTCTGTTATTTcggaataaaaacaaaaagcagGTTAATGCCCTTCACTAAAAGAGCTGGACTTGTCTTCTACAGTTACAATAAAAGAGAGGATTTTGGCAGGTTACATTACCAACAGTTCAACCATGATCCTAATAAATGCCAAAACTAGATATGCCAATGTTAGCGTGAAGAAACTGTACTCTTCCACATTGTGACAGCtcaattaaatgaaaacaaCAATTGATGCTACATGAATTTCGCCAGAAATCAGCTCTAAATGAGAGGCTCGGGAAAGAATTACTAAGATTCAAGTGACCGTGAACAGCTCTCAGCTCGATATGTTGTCCAAGATAATATTCAAAAACTTAAGTATGTCTAGTTATATCTTTGCCCTACTGCTCTGGCCCACAACGAAAACAACCTACCAAAGGCACAAACCTTACCTGGCCTAAATTATGCTTCTCTATCTCTGAAAGCTCAACCAGATCTTCTGTAGCAAGTTGTTCCACCTTCGAATGGCATAGAGGCATAGAAAAACATAAATcctaattaaaacaaaaaaccaaatgGTCAGACATAATTCCAGAGAAAGGAAGTTTAAGAAAAGGGACTAATTTGGTCAATGTGCCAACTGGAACTAATTGAGCTACATCATTCACAATGATAGCTTGACCAATATGATAGATGAGACCTCCAACAACAGaaattctttctcttctttctcggGAAAGAAAAGGTCATCAGACAGAAGATAAATCACAGCCAACAAGTACAGACCATGATCATGTCCAAATGGGTGATACATGTAATCTTATACTGATCTCAGGATCACTTATACGACTTCACCAATGAGCAACTAGCAATCAAGCCAGAGATTTAGTAAGCAAGATATGTACATGTCAgcaatattttcattgaaattctAGCAGGACAATGATGCCTCACGGAATAAACTTCTGTTGTATAAAATAGGCTAAACAAAGTAGTCTTGACAAATCCCATTCATAGTTCCTGCTGGCTGAGCAAGCCCCTAAGGAGATCCCAAACTTGAGATTCAATCAAGTGACAGTACTTCAGCAATTTTGACATAAAGGAAAAAGCACTATAAACAACTAAAAAAAGGTTCATGCAGCAACAGAAGCTAAAACTGAGTGCTGCGACTCACATGCTCTCTGAGCAATGACCGCAGACCTCTTGTTGACCGAGAGACATAGGCACTGCAAGTCCTTTTGCTTCTTCCGGAGTCACCATCAGCAGTAAACATTACCACAAATTGAGAAGTGCACACTAATTCCATGAATAAAATAGTATATTAGGGCAAAAAATCAACAAACAGGATGATTAAATAATGACAAGAAAGAACGAATTGATATAGTTCTTGGCAAGAAATGGCCTTCTAACATACTCCTGCTAACTCGCATGGCATTATTACTGCTTTACTTTTagaattgactttttttttgtagtcaTGAGAAACCCATTCTGTAAGATATTCAGCAGCATCAAGAGTCATGGATATTCTAGATATCGCAGAAAGTTATAGGCACCATAAAGGCACAATAACCTCatccaatttttaaatatttaaaatgttatcattaatataaaacATGCTCCTCATGAGTAACAACAAATTTATAAATACTAGCTTGCGTTTGTCATCACAAAGTGCTCTTTCAGATTCTATTGATCGGGCCTACATTAAACCCATTCATTATCAGGTCATTTCCTAAACTCAAGATACTTAAATATATAGAAGCCATTAGTCCAAGATTAAAACGAAAATATCAGAAAGAAGCATGCAAGTAGTTGCTTATACGAACAAAGAAGTAGCAAAGCTTTGCATTGCTTAACTAATAGCAGCACTATATTATACATATTCATGGAATATGGCTTCAACATATATTCAACAGAAGAAAATGAGATAGTCTGCCAAGTATCTGAGCATCTCAAGGAGGAGAAAATTACCATAAAATATGCTACATAAATTCTTCCGGAACAAGTAGTAAAGACTACGAAATGACTCTTCCCATGACAATTGTCGCTTCTTTAAGAAGTCCATCTCCACTAAACAAAAATGAGAGAATCAGTGACAAGTTCGGGGGGACACCCTCAATAGCTTTATTCTCATTTGACAAACCTTTCTCTGCAGTTGGTGAGGTCAGCACTGACATAAGTGAAAGTGGAAGAGTGGACTGAGGATAAATCCATGAGTTCAAAGTTGTAGAGCAAAAGCCCGTGGAAGCCATGTGGGTTCTTGAGCAATGGCTAGTTCTTTGTCCCTCATTGCAAGCACAAAGAGATGTATGATTGGGAATGCTATTGTAACTACCATTTGTAATTAACCTGTAAATCCTAGAAATAATGAAGGAAAAAAGTTAATTGGACAACTAGAAACCATACACCAAAACCCTGagcaatagaaaaaaactaCATGAGTAAAGGAACAGAAAAGTCAGTACAGCTCGAGCACAGTGTGTGAATATTAATACCCTGCCAAAACTTGTGCTATCAATCAAAGTCATCAATTTGCATGCAGATTATAGAATAGCATGCCACCCATTCATATGTTTAAGAAAGTACATATTCTGATATTCTTAGATGAGAGCAGACATTTCCCAAGAAAAGGAGATTATTCAGGAACCAATTGATGAGTAGGAAACTTGGCTAAATTTCGCAAATCAAGTGATGCTCCCCATTTCATATGACATCTTCACCGCAAGCAGCACTAGGTTTTGTGtaagtatattttttttcccattattttaatttcatttaaaatcacATAAGATGTCATCATGCACAAGCAGTGGAAAAAACTTCAAACCCTAATACGAGAAAGTGATTGTTATAATGAAATTGTCCTATaaagaacaaatttgaaatatctcCAGATTAGGAACAAAATACCCCAGGAGTCTCCAAGCAGTATTAAGCCCTCACAACACTATTAACTGCAAAAGACATTAGCAGATTTGGGATCTGTACACTCACCAATTTACTGAAGAAGATGTTGCGATCCGCATGACAGTCTTCAAAGTGAAATCCAGAGGAGCCTTTTGGCCAAGTATGTTGAATTGAGAGCAGAAGTTGCCCAAGTAAGCCGACGTAGAAGTAAAATTTTCAGAACAATCATCAGGCAAATGAGAAGATGGTTCTCTAGCAGCCAATCCTTTTAGCGCTTTATCCTACAAAGATAGTGGTGATATTACTGAAGGATATACCAACGGCTCAGGGGAAAACAGATGAGAGTAATTACCATATCGATATTAGCCAAGCCAGATAGTTTTTCAGAGCTAGATGATATCTCAGCAACCGTACGGAATCTACTCTGGTTACACCTCTCAAGTGTTGACTGAGTTTGTACCCCATGATTTTCAGCAACTTTGAGAGAGCAAACAGAATCCTCTGGACTGCAAGAATATGATGAACGAAAATGTATAAGAAGGTGCTGACTTCATCAATAATCATTAAGCAACATACAGAGAGTTTTGGGGATCTCGTCAATACCATTGAAGATGTTGTTTGCTTCTTGTAGCCATGTCCGAAAGCGCAGCAAGATTCTTCATTGCATTACTCTGCTCCACTGTGCTGGTTTCCTGCTGGAGAGCACATAACTAAGGAATTAACTTTGTATCTTGCTAGCACTGCTCAAACTCTCGAAACTAAGACAGATGAGTGACATAAAGCAGAATCTCAAACATCTATTAATTATACAGGAAAATCCCCTTACCTTCACATTCTCCTTGAGCGAAGACATTTTAAACCTCGACTTTTTCGCAGGATATACTTCATTAACTCGCGTATCAATGAATCTCGGTAGCTTAAATGCTTCTGGTTTCTTAAGACCGTCATTTGTGCCAGCATTGTTActggaagaaaaaagaacttcTCAATGACTAATCTTGTGCTTATAGAATGAAAACTCAGATACGATCAGCGAAACACTTACTTCAGAGAGTCAAGTAAAGGGGCTGCAGATTCATCCACAAGCTCAATAGCATTGACACGCTTCAGCTGCTCTCCCTGTAAAGGACATTAATCCAGTCAATCCACATTGATTATTCATCAGCGCTGTCAACTTTCTTCAGCTTTTTTTCAACAACCAAATCGAAGACACAAGTAACAAAGCAAGAGCAATTGGATTCAGTGTGCCGACTTAAAAAGCTAGTAACTTTGGGAGCCTCAAAACTGAAGTCACAGCTTAAGATATGTTGCAATTCATAGAAATACATCATCGAAAGCAAAAGTGGGGCGCGTCATCCAGAGAAGCAGCTAAGCATCATTTCGTCGGCACAaccaccaaaaaataaataaataaacacttCACAGACGAATAATCGCCACGAAGTCCAGATGATTACTCTCAGCTCCGACGGAGTTTTTCTCCTCAGCTTCGCGCCGATCTTCggagcgccgccgccgccgccgccgccgccgccgcagcctcCAGAATGGAACTCATCCGGCGGAAACGAGCCCGGCCCAGCCACCGTCGCCATGCTCGCCCGGCCACTCCCAGTCTCAATCGCGCTGCAAGCATCTCGCGTGAACAATCCCGAAAACGAGGGAAAGACGAAGCCGGACAATGagaacggagagagagagaaccgtaCCTTCGCGAGAATCACCTCATTCCCGAGAAGGCGACCGCAGCGAGCCCTAGCCCGATTCGATTGAGGGCCGAACTGCGATCCGGCGGCGACGCGCTCCCGGAGATTGAGATGGAGAACGCGAGGACGAATCGCAGAtgcagagatagagagagagagagagagagagagagagagtggaggggATTGAGAGTTGGAGCCTTCGAGGCTTTCGGGTTTTGAACGAATTTCGATTTCCCTCTACTCGGGACTGACGGTGACGGCGCCGACTCGACGGCTCCAACGTTCGTTAACGGCGTCGGAGGGACGGTGCGCTGTCATGGGCCTTTAGCTGGGCCCAGGGCCTTGGACGTATTATAGACGTGTTgtataaaaattagaaaaggagCTTTTAGACgaggaaaattacccaaaaaatcataaatttattatatttttatcaattcaatcgtaaattttttaattttaccaattaaaatctaaattttttaattcttatcaattaagttcatccaactaattttgaccGGAATTTCTTAACGTGAATGTCGGTCATTCTACGCAACACAACCAGTCGGGTGGTGCTaatgtaaataaattttcttttctctctcttcttcctttgatGATCGCCTAGCCTCCAACAACCGACCAAAGGTTGCAACCAGCAAGAGTTGCCCTCGCCAGCCTCAAGCGAGGTTGCCACACCAAGAACTAGTGAGGGGTGACTTCGTCAGCCTTAGCCAAGGCTTGCCCTCACTAGATGTCAGCAAGGGTCAACCTCACCGGGAGGTCACCCTTGCCAGGATCTAGCAAGGGGATCCTGGCAAGGGACGACCTCACAAGCCTTGGGCGAGTCTCGCCCTCATTAAAtctggcgagggtgagccttgctCGTGGCCAGCGAAATCAACCCTCACTCTCACTCGAAACAAGCTGGAGGTGACCTCGCTGGTTGCGACCCTCACCCGAGGCCCGCAAGGTCATCCCTTGCTAAATTTCAATGAGGGTGATCTCGCGTGAGGCCGACAAGGTGACCCCTTTCCAGTTCCCGGCAAGCCAACCCTCGCTCGTCGCAACCTTGGCCACTTGCTAGAGCAGGGCGAttagcaaaggaagaagagagaggggaaaaaaagaaaagaattttttttttttttaaatggaaaattttgaaaatatatttaaaaataataaattttgtttatGTAAAACGATCAATATCCACATCAATGAatttcggtcaaaattggccaaattgattcaattgataaaatcgaaaggtttatgactgaattggtaaaaatacaataagtttaagatttttttgagaattttcgcATTTTGAATACCATCAACTTTTTCACAGATTAATTTGTTTTAGAGCACATGCGTTTTTTACATATTGAGTGTCGTATTAAGTAACCTTTTCACCAAATGTTTATGATGGCTAAGCTAAAAGCTTGAGACCATATCACCTTACCTACTAATCTAATAACAATCGATTAAATATAAGTCATGTGGTTAGCTATGTGGCAATCACAAAGGTGGTATAGTTAATTGCAAAACATGAGTGGAGAATTTGTCAGCTCCAACTTACTTGAactattcgaccaaaaaaaaaaaaaaacttacttgaACTACGCATCGGAGAGAGAGGACGCACTATCGGTTACGTGTTGGGTCAGTTCCCACCCTCAAACTAGACTGAACAAAGTTAGTTCAATTTATAGAATCGGGAACCGATGCTGTTGACCCTAGAATCGGCCTAGTATTTTTGCTTTCTTCGCTCAAGAAATTGGCCGGTTTTCTTTAGGTCGAGGTTTCTCGGTGGACCTGGCAACGGGGATTTAGAAATGGCTCATAAATGGTAGACGAGTGCCCACACTCAAAAGACGGTGCTTGACATTTGGCCCCTGAAAATAGTGTCGATTAAAGTCACATTATGATTACGAGGGACTCCATCCTCTTGagaaaatcttatctatttcTTCAAATCCAACTCCTCAGTTGACAACACATCTATTAAGTAACGAAATTATTCACGACCGCCAGTTTCTGAACATCCTAAATTGAATCAGACCAGAATCGCTGGCTCATTCCTGTTCCATGTCTGGTGTTGTCCGGGActaatgctcacccctaattgaATCTGAGGAAGGAGCGAGATGCAGGTACATAGTCATCGATAGCGGCATCGTGGCAAGGCTGAGACTGGCTTCCTGAAGAGGAAGGCTGCGTCTTGGGGTGGCAAGGTGGGCAGCGATTGAAGACAGGTTGCGGCTGATGCGAGAGATGATGGAAGAGGAGAGAGGTTGGGAGAAACCTACGATTAATAATTGATGTTTTCAACTGAGTAGGTGAGAGTCACTTGCGTGTAAAACTTCAAAACATTTTAGAGAAGGGAGGAGGAACATTCATTCCGTGGGTtcaaactggaaaaaattctccGACGCAACTTATTAGTTCCTTCATCACTGGTTTTTATAGAACGTGTGCTTTTGAATAGTCGGCTAAATCATTGGAAAACTGGATAAGTATCTTCTCTACAAGagttgccaattttttttttctttttgaaggaCTGACCTTTACTGCGAAATTTGTAGTTTTTATAGAACATTTGCTTTTCAATAGTCTGCTAAATCATTGGAAAACTGGGTAAGTATCTTCTCTACAAGAGTtgctatttttcttattttgtttttggagGACTGAccttaattgtgaaatttgtaATGCTACAAATTGATCCTTGTacaattcattttccttctgATGGGctatgggtgcgtttggataCTGCTttggaaggggctttggggggctaaaggcctttgggccaaaaTAGAGgtgtttgggaaccactttgcAAGGCGCATTGGGGAGATGCTGGCATTtgcaaggctgaaagcccaaggcaggtcctaggctgccttgggctttcagcattctcgGAATGCCTCATCACTGTTCATCCgtgtactgttcatcttcttctccagcggCGCGGACGAGCTCGAGAGGCCGGCGATGGACTCGGCTGAGGTCGGCGAGGTCACGGCGACCATCACCGGCCAGTCGCGCGACCCCGACGACCGCTCGCGAGTCCCGGCAACCGCCCGCGAGTCGCGTCGCCGCGACCCAGctctgggtcgcgcgacctcgggcgcgacctagatctgggtcgccggaggtcgc harbors:
- the LOC104446598 gene encoding protein downstream neighbor of son homolog isoform X1; its protein translation is MATVAGPGSFPPDEFHSGGCGGGGGGGGGAPKIGAKLRRKTPSELRGEQLKRVNAIELVDESAAPLLDSLNNNAGTNDGLKKPEAFKLPRFIDTRVNEVYPAKKSRFKMSSLKENVKQETSTVEQSNAMKNLAALSDMATRSKQHLQCPEDSVCSLKVAENHGVQTQSTLERCNQSRFRTVAEISSSSEKLSGLANIDMDKALKGLAAREPSSHLPDDCSENFTSTSAYLGNFCSQFNILGQKAPLDFTLKTVMRIATSSSVNWIYRLITNGSYNSIPNHTSLCACNEGQRTSHCSRTHMASTGFCSTTLNSWIYPQSTLPLSLMSVLTSPTAEKVEMDFLKKRQLSWEESFRSLYYLFRKNLCSIFYVCTSQFVVMFTADGDSGRSKRTCSAYVSRSTRGLRSLLREHDLCFSMPLCHSKVEQLATEDLVELSEIEKHNLGQTRRPSSLSDIDNTPQSLLAFTGNKDVHGLYDLLLNYRSFLTFLTGVDVPVLYSPIPFQNGAVSVPEVRCMEMRPANCIADSIKEDGSLGGDFTAGLRYTLELTDAYIPPWIICNICTLLGSQGRFEASFVTESASIGLNAVLGTIFGKSDSEAMASEVLEKANPFGISEATVTPHLHLGLLKSLKYCNDSYTASVSPA
- the LOC104446598 gene encoding protein downstream neighbor of son homolog isoform X2 — protein: MATVAGPGSFPPDEFHSGGCGGGGGGGGGAPKIGAKLRRKTPSELRGEQLKRVNAIELVDESAAPLLDSLNNNAGTNDGLKKPEAFKLPRFIDTRVNEVYPAKKSRFKMSSLKENVKETSTVEQSNAMKNLAALSDMATRSKQHLQCPEDSVCSLKVAENHGVQTQSTLERCNQSRFRTVAEISSSSEKLSGLANIDMDKALKGLAAREPSSHLPDDCSENFTSTSAYLGNFCSQFNILGQKAPLDFTLKTVMRIATSSSVNWIYRLITNGSYNSIPNHTSLCACNEGQRTSHCSRTHMASTGFCSTTLNSWIYPQSTLPLSLMSVLTSPTAEKVEMDFLKKRQLSWEESFRSLYYLFRKNLCSIFYVCTSQFVVMFTADGDSGRSKRTCSAYVSRSTRGLRSLLREHDLCFSMPLCHSKVEQLATEDLVELSEIEKHNLGQTRRPSSLSDIDNTPQSLLAFTGNKDVHGLYDLLLNYRSFLTFLTGVDVPVLYSPIPFQNGAVSVPEVRCMEMRPANCIADSIKEDGSLGGDFTAGLRYTLELTDAYIPPWIICNICTLLGSQGRFEASFVTESASIGLNAVLGTIFGKSDSEAMASEVLEKANPFGISEATVTPHLHLGLLKSLKYCNDSYTASVSPA
- the LOC104446588 gene encoding pentatricopeptide repeat-containing protein At5g06540, which translates into the protein MNGCSSSILKTLRLKNPKLLLLESCSNLSDLKIIHGHMVRTHLVLDVFVTSRLIALCVGTPLFKNAASSLVYALKAFSQVPSPNLFMYNALIRGCSDCENPERSMALYIDLCRLGLVPDNLTFTFLIKSCTRLFSLVSGSQSHCQALKRGFDGEVHVQNSLLHMYSSLEDVEAAGRIFRSMKFLDVVSWTTMISGFCKCGDVGSARRLFDRMPERNMFTWSVMINGYTKAGRFEEAIELFELLQQEGVKASETVMVSVVSSCGHLGALELAERAYNYLITNGLSLNMTLGTAVVEMYARCGSIDEATRVFEELRERDALTYTALIAGFAMHGHVQKALHYFSKMLDAGIVPRDITFTAILSACSHGGLVGKGKEIFDNMKRVYGIEPRLEHYGCMVDLLGRAGKLEEAEKFVLEMPMKPNAPIWGALIGACRIHRNAKIAERIGKILIQLLPEHSGYYVLLSNIYAKANNWEGVNIMRGMMKDKGVKKEPGCSAIEINGKMHRFVMGDKSHPDIHKIEKKWEEIVMKIRLVGYTGNTDEALFDIDEEEKESALHRHSEKLAIAYGIMKIGAGAPIRIVKNLRVCEDCHRATKLISKVFNRELIVRDRNRFHHFKDGACSCLDFW